The proteins below come from a single Candidatus Zixiibacteriota bacterium genomic window:
- the hprK gene encoding HPr(Ser) kinase/phosphatase, with protein sequence MNELTVEKLYKDCRELLELYLLTDATGLKKRVPTPAINRPGLALSGYTQRFASNRAQILGETEMAYLASLASQDRIRHLEKVFRHDIPFFIVTKTIKPSPELIEIANRYHTTVFQTRLTTADLITRMSGYLDDFFAPFTTLHGTLVDVYGVGMLYTGKSGVGKSECALDLIERGHRLVADDMVKVTKKGPNYIVGSGNDLLGHHMEVRGIGIIDIEMLFGIRAIRMQKRVEVEVRLQLWDETTDYERLGIEETYTTILGVEIPIVTVPVSPGKNITVISEVIAMNQMLKVYGENTAQQFSRKLAERMQRQLTTREYLQSDFE encoded by the coding sequence ATGAACGAACTGACCGTCGAAAAACTATATAAAGATTGTCGAGAGCTTTTGGAGCTCTACCTGTTAACCGACGCTACCGGCCTCAAAAAGCGTGTGCCGACACCAGCCATAAACCGGCCCGGGCTGGCACTGTCCGGTTACACCCAGCGTTTCGCCTCCAACCGGGCCCAGATTCTGGGAGAAACCGAGATGGCTTACCTGGCCAGCCTGGCCTCGCAGGACCGTATCCGTCATCTCGAGAAGGTTTTTCGCCATGACATCCCGTTTTTTATCGTAACCAAGACGATCAAACCCTCGCCCGAACTGATCGAGATCGCCAACCGTTACCATACCACGGTCTTCCAGACCCGCCTGACCACCGCCGATTTAATTACTCGTATGAGCGGTTATCTGGATGATTTCTTCGCGCCGTTTACAACATTACATGGTACCCTGGTCGATGTCTATGGCGTGGGGATGCTCTATACCGGCAAAAGCGGGGTAGGCAAATCGGAATGCGCGCTGGATTTGATTGAACGCGGTCATCGACTCGTGGCGGATGATATGGTCAAGGTCACCAAGAAGGGACCGAACTATATCGTCGGTTCCGGCAACGACCTTCTGGGCCACCACATGGAAGTCCGCGGAATCGGTATTATCGATATCGAGATGTTGTTCGGAATCCGGGCGATCAGGATGCAGAAACGGGTCGAGGTAGAAGTCCGCCTGCAACTCTGGGATGAGACAACCGATTATGAGCGTCTCGGGATCGAGGAGACCTATACAACCATTTTGGGCGTCGAGATTCCGATCGTGACCGTTCCGGTTTCACCGGGCAAAAACATCACTGTAATTTCCGAGGTGATCGCGATGAACCAGATGCTCAAGGTCTATGGTGAAAACACCGCCCAGCAGTTCTCACGAAAACTGGCCGAACGGATGCAGAGGCAGTTGACCACGCGTGAGTATCTTCAGTCAGATTTCGAGTAA
- the raiA gene encoding ribosome-associated translation inhibitor RaiA, translated as MQVNITARHFELTKEYKDIVHEELEKLTRYYDRIISANVVLTVEGYRHLAEVSVKVYGSTLTGTSESDAMAVSIEQAVDKLSGQLKKYKGKLKDKQQKEVARKKTANPDLTTDEDITLDY; from the coding sequence ATGCAGGTTAATATCACAGCCAGGCATTTTGAGCTGACCAAAGAATATAAGGACATCGTCCACGAGGAACTGGAAAAATTGACCCGCTATTACGACAGGATAATTTCGGCTAATGTCGTTTTGACTGTAGAGGGTTACCGACACCTGGCCGAAGTTTCAGTCAAGGTCTACGGCTCCACTCTGACCGGTACGAGCGAATCGGACGCCATGGCGGTTTCGATTGAGCAAGCGGTTGACAAGCTTTCCGGACAGCTCAAAAAATACAAAGGCAAACTCAAAGATAAACAGCAAAAAGAAGTCGCGCGGAAAAAAACAGCCAATCCTGATTTGACGACCGATGAGGATATTACCCTGGACTATTAG
- the rpoN gene encoding RNA polymerase factor sigma-54, whose product MKLGLQIKQQLKLAPQLIQSLKMLQMPALKLEQVLRHELEINPMLEEEEVLEQDTTEDEYEESDVLGDEDPILDPAMTKSDTDWESYLDDDADDYTFRRMREKQEEWQTNTPALEKSIYEHLLEQLSLLKLEPEDYDIGEFIIGNIDDSGLLSCPVEELADAIRVEPEKIEEILKRIQQFDPPGVGARSIKESLLIQLAERNLENSLPYKILDQFYHELDRKSPLQLSRSFNVSIERINDAMDVIRSLSPRPASGKFAQGASTVIPDLIVDKIEGQYVVMHNDRSMPRLRINSSYKQLLGRGNKTAKDTKKYVREKLEQARWFLNAINQRRATMIKVMNAIIEQQYEFFEKGPDYLKPMIMEDIATRVEMNVATISRVSNGKYVQTPQGVYEIRYFFNSGLQRSNGESMTKRRVKQKLEELINGEDKAKPLSDEEIQKKLNADGIKIARRTVTKYRKELQIKSARFRKIVNKENS is encoded by the coding sequence ATGAAACTCGGATTACAGATAAAGCAACAGCTCAAGCTGGCTCCACAATTGATCCAGTCGCTGAAAATGCTGCAGATGCCGGCATTGAAACTGGAACAGGTCCTGCGTCATGAGCTCGAGATCAACCCGATGCTGGAAGAGGAAGAAGTTCTCGAGCAGGATACAACCGAGGACGAATACGAAGAAAGCGATGTTCTGGGCGACGAGGATCCGATTCTCGACCCGGCTATGACCAAGAGCGATACCGATTGGGAGAGTTATTTGGACGATGATGCCGATGATTATACTTTCCGCCGGATGCGTGAAAAGCAGGAGGAATGGCAGACCAATACCCCTGCCCTGGAAAAATCAATCTACGAGCACCTCCTGGAGCAGTTATCGCTATTGAAACTGGAGCCTGAAGATTACGATATCGGTGAATTTATTATCGGCAATATCGACGATTCCGGGTTGTTGAGTTGTCCGGTCGAGGAGCTGGCCGATGCGATCAGGGTCGAGCCGGAGAAGATCGAGGAAATCCTGAAACGAATCCAGCAGTTCGATCCACCCGGCGTGGGCGCGCGCTCGATCAAGGAATCGCTTCTGATCCAGCTGGCCGAACGCAACCTGGAGAATTCTCTGCCATACAAGATTCTCGATCAGTTCTACCATGAACTCGACCGCAAGTCACCGCTTCAGCTCTCGCGCTCTTTTAATGTCTCGATCGAGAGAATCAACGACGCGATGGATGTTATCCGCTCATTGTCACCCCGTCCGGCCTCCGGCAAATTTGCCCAGGGCGCCTCGACGGTGATACCGGATTTGATCGTGGACAAGATCGAAGGTCAGTATGTAGTTATGCACAATGACCGCTCGATGCCCAGGCTGAGGATAAACTCGTCTTATAAACAGCTTTTGGGTCGTGGCAACAAAACTGCCAAGGACACCAAAAAATATGTACGCGAAAAACTGGAACAGGCGCGCTGGTTTTTAAACGCGATCAACCAGAGGCGGGCCACGATGATCAAGGTCATGAACGCGATAATCGAACAGCAGTATGAGTTCTTCGAAAAAGGTCCTGATTATCTCAAGCCAATGATCATGGAGGATATCGCCACCAGGGTCGAGATGAACGTTGCCACGATCTCGCGTGTTTCCAATGGCAAATATGTCCAGACACCGCAGGGTGTCTACGAGATCAGGTATTTCTTTAACAGCGGACTGCAGAGATCAAACGGTGAATCGATGACGAAGCGCCGTGTCAAGCAGAAACTGGAAGAACTGATAAACGGCGAGGACAAGGCCAAGCCACTTTCTGATGAGGAGATCCAGAAGAAACTCAATGCCGACGGTATCAAGATCGCCCGGCGCACGGTGACTAAGTATCGCAAGGAGCTTCAGATCAAATCTGCGCGGTTCAGAAAGATAGTAAACAAAGAAAACAGTTGA